A stretch of Cytobacillus sp. IB215665 DNA encodes these proteins:
- the treP gene encoding PTS system trehalose-specific EIIBC component yields MMSEKQQVEQIINAIGGKENIEAATHCVTRLRFALKDDDIVDKEALEKIEIVKGTFLANGQFQVVIGQGLVDKIYNQLVEMAEIGSSTKEEIKTVAEKKLNPIQRMIKTLADIFIPILPAIVTAGLLMGINNILTGPGIFYDEKSLIDVHTQWKDIANIINLIANTAFVFLPGLIGWSAVKRFGGSPLLGIVLGLMLVHPGLLNAWAYGDALANNEVPYWNLFGLDVAKIGYQGQVLPVLIASFVLAKIELFLNKRIADAFKLLLVAPITLLVTGFLSFIIIGPITFAIGNGITDGLVLVFDKFAALGGLLYGGLYALLVVTGMHHTFLAVDIQLIGSTGGTFLWPILALSNIAQGSAAFAMMVVSKDEKLKGLSLTSGISAFLGITEPAMFGVNIRFKYPFLFAIFGSAIAGMFITINSVQAFSIGVGGLPGFLSIVPDKWISFFIGMAIVLVVPFVLTIVYGKLKKS; encoded by the coding sequence ATGATGAGCGAAAAACAACAAGTTGAGCAAATTATTAATGCAATAGGTGGGAAAGAAAACATTGAGGCTGCAACACATTGTGTTACGAGGTTAAGGTTTGCGTTAAAAGATGATGATATCGTAGATAAGGAAGCTTTAGAAAAGATAGAAATTGTAAAGGGTACTTTTCTTGCTAATGGTCAATTTCAAGTTGTTATCGGTCAAGGTTTAGTAGACAAAATATATAATCAACTCGTAGAAATGGCCGAAATAGGTAGTTCAACAAAAGAAGAGATTAAAACAGTTGCCGAAAAGAAATTAAACCCAATTCAGCGAATGATTAAAACGTTAGCAGATATTTTCATACCTATTTTACCTGCCATCGTTACCGCTGGGTTATTAATGGGGATTAATAATATTCTAACTGGTCCAGGTATATTTTATGATGAGAAGTCTTTAATTGACGTTCATACACAATGGAAAGATATTGCTAATATTATAAATTTAATTGCTAATACTGCGTTCGTTTTTTTACCTGGTCTAATTGGTTGGTCAGCTGTAAAACGGTTTGGTGGAAGTCCGTTACTCGGTATAGTACTCGGCCTAATGCTTGTCCATCCTGGTTTACTTAATGCATGGGCTTATGGAGATGCGTTAGCAAATAACGAAGTTCCTTACTGGAATTTATTCGGTTTAGACGTAGCAAAAATAGGATATCAGGGTCAAGTGTTACCTGTATTAATAGCATCATTTGTCTTAGCCAAGATTGAGCTGTTTTTAAATAAGAGGATTGCAGATGCTTTCAAACTTTTATTAGTTGCACCAATTACTTTATTAGTCACAGGGTTTTTATCATTTATTATTATTGGTCCAATTACTTTCGCAATTGGGAATGGCATTACAGATGGGTTAGTATTGGTTTTTGATAAATTTGCAGCATTAGGTGGATTATTATACGGTGGGCTTTACGCACTACTAGTAGTAACAGGGATGCACCATACTTTCTTAGCAGTAGATATACAACTGATCGGTAGTACTGGTGGAACATTCTTATGGCCAATTCTTGCTTTATCGAATATTGCTCAAGGGTCTGCAGCATTTGCTATGATGGTAGTATCAAAAGATGAAAAACTGAAAGGGTTATCACTTACTTCAGGGATCTCAGCATTTTTAGGAATTACAGAACCAGCTATGTTCGGTGTTAATATTCGGTTTAAATACCCGTTTCTTTTTGCAATATTTGGTTCAGCAATAGCAGGTATGTTTATTACAATAAATTCTGTTCAAGCTTTCTCTATAGGTGTAGGAGGTCTTCCAGGATTTTTATCAATTGTACCTGATAAGTGGATTTCATTTTTTATAGGTATGGCTATCGTATTAGTTGTTCCATTTGTGTTAACAATAGTATACGGTAAATTAAAGAAAAGCTAA